In the genome of Raphanus sativus cultivar WK10039 chromosome 4, ASM80110v3, whole genome shotgun sequence, one region contains:
- the LOC130511436 gene encoding uncharacterized protein LOC130511436, whose product MSLLFNLVAKHFVSLAINQTQLKWSFYLSISKFEKRACPRETPYLLGGFSFEEDESSNDEENIIIDYWVFNPRSEKFINITGKKFPKVLSEGCSLLGTSRGWAVFMSHTDSTIHLTQVLNPWSSESSPKTITLPPFTDHLVLHAEMVENVSLSTYLPNQDDDYIVSFTFFGSKLCYCMPNRDSNWTIVDISFSYEIHSGITYSRKDQIFYLLTTGCSYMAALDLKKNKKNPKFMRFQFGSFPLIPQYEWEILASCLRINYIAEASSGERFIVQWYVKTSRDLNIDGLRGETKRFMVFRIEDEGKLYQGTRIISKYTEDIGDLCIFIDKNEAFCLEASKFPGLRSNSIYYVFYGFGVYNISKKSSREYDLSGYPDTEGLDFFISPSLH is encoded by the exons ATGTCTCTGCTTTTCAACCTAGTTGCAAAACACTTCGTAAGTTTGGCTATAAATCAAACTCAATTGAAGTGGTCTTTCTACCTTTCTATCTCTAA ATTCGAGAAGAGGGCATGTCCACGAGAAACCCCCTACCTGCTGGGTGGCTTTAGTTTTGAAGAAGACGAATCTTCAAACGATgaagaaaacataattatagATTATTGGGTATTTAATCCAAGGAGTGAAAAATTCATCAATATTACTGGCAAGAAATTCCCAAAAGTGTTGTCGGAAGGATGCAGTCTTCTTGGAACCTCACGTGGCTGGGCTGTGTTCATGAGCCACACCGATTCCACCATACATCTTACCCAAGTCCTTAATCCTTGGTCCTCAGAGTCATCTCCCAAAACCATTACTCTGCCCCCATTTACTGATCACCTTGTTCTGCATGCCGAAATGGTTGAAAATGTTTCCTTGTCCACTTATCTTCCCAACCAAGACGATGATTATATAGTGAGTTTCACCTTCTTTGGATCCAAACTTTGTTACTGTATGCCTAATCGAGATTCAAACTGGACGATTGTCGACATTTCTTTCTCCTACGAAATCCACTCTGGTATTACTTATTCTCGGAAAGACCAGATATTCTACCTCCTTACTACAGGATGTTCCTACATGGCTGCCTTAGATCTcaaaaagaataagaagaatCCAAAATTTATGAGGTTTCAGTTTGGGAGCTTCCCTCTGATACCACAATATGAGTGGGAGATACTGGCGTCATGTTTACGTATTAATTATATTGCGGAGGCGTCTTCTGGCGAGCGTTTCATTGTTCAATG GTATGTCAAAACAAGTAGAGACTTGAACATAGATGGTTTACGAGGAGAAACCAAACGATTCATGGTGTTTAGGATAGAAGATGAGGGTAAATTATACCAAGGAACAAGAATAATCTCTAAGTACACAGAAGACATTGGAGATCTTTGCATTTTCATCGACAAAAATGAAGCATTCTGTTTAGAGGCAAGCAAGTTTCCTGGACTCAGGTCTAACtctatatattatgttttctatgGCTTTGGTGTTTACAACATTAGTAAGAAAAGCAGCCGCGAGTATGATCTAAGTGGTTATCCTGATACTGAAGGACTGGATTTTTTTATCTCTCCTTCACTCCATTAG